Genomic DNA from Acidobacteriota bacterium:
CGACAGTGTTTACGTCCCGAATTATACTGGGACACGCGTGGTTGACGGTGAACGCGTCTCAAAATTTGCAACCTACAGCGGCCGTGGCTCTCTTCGCGGTTGGGTCGGACAGTAATATGGCATTCAGTCGTCGATCTCCTCGTGCTAGCCCGACGAAGTTTCCGTTCAACGAAGCGACCGGAACGATCGGTGAAGGTGCCGCTCACGCCAATTTTGGCTCCACCATCCGGCGGCGAAGATGCCGTTTTTCGAAGAGATAGTCGTCCAATCGCTACCGAACCGCCACGGTGTCGTCTCTCAACAACGCTTTTTCCACAACTCACTCGACCGATCACGGACGATCTTGCTGATGTACTACCACGTCGGTAGTCTAAGGCTGAGGAGATCTCGCGACTGGTTGAAAACGAAACTCGCTTAACTCCGCGAATGGTTCCAACAAATCTGCAACTCGCGACCAGCCGCAGGCCAGATCCCACCGAATCAATAGTAATGAGTTGGCTCGAAAAGTTATGCCAAAGTGCTGCAACTTTTCCGCGACGACTTACCAATGTTCACAATCTCAAGGAGGAGATCGAGATCTGTCTTGGCCTTGTACAACACAAGACCTTTCCAGCGGCGATGTTTATCGAAACTTGACGGCAAAATGATCACTCACGCTCGTCTGGTTTAAGGAGTCAAGCCACATACAAAATACTTACGCAAAAAGTTTTACGATCTGCGTCAGAAGTATTCCGGGGAGGTTCATAATTGAGATGGGAAACACAGGAAAGATCAACAATACGGACGAGAAGGTTCCAGGTGTTGCTTGGCGGTTTCCTTCGCGGACGCTCGTCGAACGAAGCAACTGTTAGCCATCTCGATCAGGACACTCTCCAGTGCATTTGCCAAGGGCAACATCACGGACGCGAAACCGCGCCGATTTATCCACCACCTTGCCGATTGCCAATTATTGCCGGCACATCACCTCCGAACTTGTCCGGCTCGACCTCGCATTTGCCGAAAACGACAACAGTGCCCTGCTCGTCTCCGACCGCGCACCAGCAAAAAGTTTCAGAAGTATTGGGCGGAATACTCTCCAACGGATATTCGGATCTGCCGACTCAGTCGTATTCGCTCATCAGGAACCTGATAATAGTAAGGAAGCTTCTGAAGACGAAATGAAAGACGACAAATAGAGATCGCCATCCGATGGATTACGAGGCTGCCGGAAATTCGCTTTCCCGGCAGCTTCTTAGATTTCTATATTTGATCGACTTGCTTCACGTCCGGGAATCGGCAATTCTCACCGCTCAAAGAAATTGCGCCTACTATATGCATCTGAGCTTGAATAATTGCATATACGGAACGCCTCGCTATCTATGATATACTTCTTATTGGCCTCAAAATTATCGCAGAGAAAGATGCGTGATCTTTGAAAAATAGGTGGTCTTGAGCAAAGGAGGTCAGGAAAACTTGTCCCAAGAGACTTCGCCAGCCGAAATTGTTAAGCCTACTGTTTCCAGCAGTTTAGCTTTTTGATCCGCGGAGATTTTTTCAGATTTTGGCGAAAATTTCACGGTCAAACACTGCAACTCTATTGTTTTCAGTTACTTCCTGTCCCCGACATGAGCGGGACAACTGCGGGACAAGATATTAAAGTTTTGGCCAATTTTTCCCGTGAGAGCGAGGAATAGTACGCCGTGCGAAACTAGTTTCGGGCATTGATCCGGATAGAGGCGGCATGGTCGATACGATCGAAAATTCGATCCGCTTTGAAGAGAATTGTTGTTTATAAGTTTTGTTCGCGTTAAAGTTTATAATCCAGCAATAGGGAAAAGATGCTGAAAGCTCCGGTCAACCTGAAAGCAGTCCCGATTGCCGGGGCCTCCCGCATAGTCACTGTCGGACGTGTACTGCCAAACTGCCAACGCAGATCGGCGGTTCAACATCACCGGTTACCGCTCGCTCACCAGCGATGAGGAGTTTGTTGTCATTTATAAAGGGCGAGATGGAGGCAGACGTGCCGACTCTTGTACGTATTCACTCGCAGTGTCTGACGGGTGACGTCTTCGGATCGATCCAAATGCGATTGCTGCCCGCAGCTTCACAAGGCGATGGAAATGATCGAGGGCCGAAGGCCTTGGAGCTATCGTCTATCCAACGGCAGGAAGGCCGCGGCATCGGCATCATAAACAAGATCGGGCCTACCCACTGCAGGACGAAGGTGCCGATACTGTCGAGGCCAATGAGCAGCTCGGATTCGCAGTGGACAGCCGAGATTATCAGCAGTGTGCCGAGATCTTGTTCGATCTTGGATTATGCAAGGTCCGCGTGATCTCTAACAATCCCGACAAATTGAAAGCTCTTGAAACAGCCGGACTCAGGATAGTTGAACGAATTCCGATCGAAGTGGCGGCCGAGAAGCCGCAGCCCATTATGAGGACAAAAAGGGAAAAATGGCATTTGATCCAATTTTGATTCGAAAAATCCAAATTCGTGAATATATTACGATAAATTGAAATCCCGCATTGAAATTCGCTCATCATCCCGCAGGTAACCCTGACGACAAGTCATTTGTTTTCAACACTTTAACATCCAACACCGCAATGGTTTCCAATGGCTTCAGAATTGCATTAAGTAAGGTGTATTTTGCATCGGTTGAGTATTTTAAAATGGTTTGATCGATTCGCTTATGTATTTAACTTCACGACTCTAATTTTTTAGGAGATAAAAATGAACAAGAACTTCAAATTTATTACCGCAGCTCTTTCGCTGGTCTTTTGCTTCACGGCAATTGCATTCGGCCAAAAGACCACGGGTAATGTTGAAGGAACCGTAACTGGCCCGAATGGTGCCGTCGTAGCCGCGCAACGGTGACGTTAAGGGCATCGGGATCAACCTCTGGTTTTTCTGCGACGACCACATCGAGAGATGACGGCTTCTTTCAATTTTCACAGATCGCTCCGGGCTCATACACCATGACCTCGACGGCGACAAACTTTAAGCGAACCACCCAGGAGATCCAGGTTTCGGTCGACAAAACGACCAACGTAAGCCCGAAACTCGAAGTCGGTGCTGGTGAGGTTACGGTCGAAGTCACATCTGACTCGGCTGTTAGTATCGATCTTGGCAATACCAAGGTTGACACGACCATCACCAAACGCATCATCGAAGATCTTCCTGCAGGCGTTACTTTTGCTTCGTTGCTCAAGATCGCTCCGAATGTCCGTCCGGAACTCGGCGGATTTCAGATTGACAACCAGCGGATCGGAAAACGTGTTCATCATCGATGGACAGGGAAGTTACTAACTTCCGTACCGGTTCACTCGACGGGAACTTCAGCATTCCTTTCGAAATGGTTCAGGAAGTACAGGTAAAATCGACCGGTTACGAAGCTGAATACGGCGGAGCTACCGGTGGTATCGTCAACGTTGTCACCTCTGGTGGTAATGACAAATGGCGTGGATCGTTCGGTTCGTCCTTCCGAGTTGCAAAATTCAGGGTGACCGTCGTGCGATCCTGGGTTCGTTCAACGTCGGCGGTGTCTCGAACACGGCCGGTGCAACGACCTATTTCCAGCCGCCCAATGACGGCGGAACTTCTTTCTACCCGACTGCTTCGTTCAGCGGCCCGATCGCCAAAGGCAAACTTTGGTTCTCTGGTTCGTATGCACCGCAGATCGATGATGTAACACGTGACATTACGTATTTCATCACAACCGATCCGCAGCAGCAACTTAACCCTGCGACGCGTGCGGTCGCTCCTGCAGGTACCGTTCGCTATCAGAACAATACCCGTCAGGAGAATATGTTTGGTCGTTTGGATGCACAGCCGTTCAAGAGACTTCGCATGTTTGCAACATTCCTTTACAACCCGACGGTTCAGGACGGCCTGCTTCCCGGGAACGACCGAAGGCCTTAACGGCGCTCCGGCACCCGTCAATTACGGCGGCACCATTGGAACGCTTGTCGGCCCCGACCTTTATAGGTCAGCAGGGCGGACGTCAGAACGCCAACGCGTTCAACTCCAGGCGCAACCTGGAATCCGACCAACTGGGCGATCCTGAACTTCCGCTTCGGCCGAAGCTTCCTGAATGAGAAACTTGGATCATACTCGGTTCCGCGTATGACCCGAGTGCTTTGCTCTCAGGTTTCCGGACCTGCTACCGCCGCTTTGACCGGTTGCACCCAAGGTTTCCAGAACGTTGCTAATAACTCACAGGTCAGCTACGACGTTTCGACCCGTACCACATTTGATGCTGATGCCGGATTTGTTGGCTTAAATGCCGGCGGACGTCACAATATCAAATTCGGTTACCAGTTGAACCGCTTGTTCAATACCGTTGATCGCGGATACGCGGACCTCGGCCTCATTCAGTTGTTCTATGGCCCGTTTGGTCAACGCACCTTGACGGTGAGCAACCCCGTCAGGACCGCTTTGCCCGACCGCACCTGCTCCGCCGACCTAGCTGTGTACTCGGATCTGGTCTGATGACCCGTTTCGGCACAGTTGGTGAAGCAAGCAGCGACAACCACGGCTTGTTCGTTCAGGACAGCTGGCAGGTTAACAGCCGCTTGACGCTGAACCTCGGTGTCCGTATCGAAAACGAATCTGTCCCGAGTTTTGGCCCGGCTGCAACTTCGCAGGCGATCACCTTTGGTTGGGGCGACAAGATCTCACCCCGTATCGGTGGTGCATTTGACCTGACCGGTGATGGCAAGACCAAATTGATTGCTAACTATGGTTGGTTCTATGACCGCTTCAAGTATGAACTGCCCCGCGGTTCGTTCGGCGGCGATTTCTTCCGTCGTGATTTCTTTGACCTCACGCCGGCTCGCGGCTACAACTACCTCTACACCTTCGGTCTTGAGCGTAGTCTTGGCCAGAACTTTGTTCTTGCCGGTCGTTACACACACAAGAACGTTGACCGTGCTATCGAAGACGTAGGCGTTTTCAACGATCAGGGTTCGGAAGCATACATCATCGGAAACCCGGGCCTCGGCTTGGTTTGCGAAATTTCGCGTCAGGGCAACTATCCTTGCACGAAAGCTAATCGTAAATACGATGCTATCGAAGTTCGTTTGGACAAACGTGCTACTAACTACTTCTTCAATATTAACTACACCTGGAGCCGTCTATTCGGTAACTACTCAGGTTTGGCAAGTACTGACGAAGGCGGACGTAACAGCCCGAACGTAAACCGTTACTTCGACCTTCCGCCCCTCGGCTTCACCGCTGACGGTGATCCGGATGACGGACTTCTTGCAACAGATCGTACGCATGTCGTCAAGGCATACGGCGGTTATTCATTTGATTGGAAGAACAACGGTGTCAACCGCACCAGCGTCAATGCTTTCACGACCTTCCAGTCGGGTACGCCATTGACCACGATCTACAATCTGTACAGTCTGGGAACCACCATCCTTACCGGACGCGGCGATCTCGGCCGAACAGAGATGTTTACTGAAACCGACCTCGGTGTCAATCATCGCTACAAGTTCGGACGCGACAACCGCTTCTCGATCGAAGGATTTGTCGATATCCGCAACTTGTTTAATGAGAGTAATGTACTTGGAGTACAGAATAACATTAGCGGAGTAAACTTTGCTGGTGGTACTGCTATTACGGGCGGCGTAGCGAGTGCCAGCAACCCCAATGCTGGTAATCCTTCGACGGCGCTGGTCCTTGGCGGCTGCACCACATGTCAGGGTGAACTTCAGGTATTCCAGACAATATTCAACGGTACTGGTATTAGCCAGTTTGTGCTGAATTATATCAACAATAATAATATTGGCACGACCGTTACACCGTTTGGTCAACCGGCTGGAGCCCTTGTCCAGACACCTCAAGCCAACCGTACGCTCAACACGTACGGTCAGCCTAATTCATTCCAGGCTGGACGTGACGTCCGCTTTGGATTCCGTTTCTACTTCTAAATTATAGTTTAAGAAACGCTTTGGGCCTGTCCGGCAACGGACAGGCCCTTTTATTTCCCGACATGCATATCCATATTGACCGGACTCAAGGTCGTCGACAGATGTCCTGCTCCGGCAATATGATTAGCTAAGCGTTACCCGGAACTGAGCATATCTCCGGAACCCCTTAGGCAGATATCGCACACTGCATTGAGCAAGCTATCGGAAAGATATTCGTTGATGTTGCAGCGATCCTGATACAGCTCAAACTCGGTTCACTTGAAGAATTATGACAAATACGGGGTTTCAACACTCCGCCGGTCATTCGTATCCGATGAGAAGTTGGGGAGGTCTTGCGAGAAGAACGATCGGAAACTCTCGGAGCGGGGATGATCCTTCCTGGGCATAAAAAAGAGGCTGTCTTGCCAGACAGCCTCTTATACCGGTCAGATCTGAAACAATATCAATTCGAAGGCTTTGATTTAGCTCTAAGATCCGCGATCAGCTTTTTGGTCTTCTTTTCATCTTCACCCGTAGCTCCGCTTGTTTTGAGGTAAAGTTCAAGTTCCGCCGCGGCCTCGCCATATTTCTTCATATCGTTTGCATATAGCTGGGCAAGTTCCTTATGGATCTCCGGCACCTTGGACGCTGAGAGCTTTTTAGCAAGCAGATAATGAGTTTCCGCGTCGGCAAAATTGCTGTCACGCCGCTCGATCTTGCCCATAAGCATCAGTACCTGCAGCGATCCGGGAGCCATCGAAAGGGCCTCTTTAGTCGCGGTCCTCGCAGCCTTATTGTACTTGTCGCCAAGATTGTAAAAGTCATAACCAAGATAATAAAAGGATGTTGCACTTTTCGGATTGATCTCGACTGCCTTCAAAAATACTCCGGCAGACTCGAGATACTGTTTTCTCACAAATAACTCCGTTCCGAAACGATGAAGAGCATTGTAGTAGTTTGGAAATAGCTCAAGGGCTTTCTTTATTCCTTGAAAAGCTTCCGAATCGCGTTTACTTGCAAAATCCTTCAATGCCTGATCATATGAATCCTTGGCGGCCTTTGGAATATCCTGCGCGAACACAACACCCATTTCCGACTCCTTAAGCCCGCCTTTCTTCGGCTGAAGGAAAAATCCTGGACTATGGTCGAAACTCCTCGGTGCCTCTGACGGTCATCGTTTGGATCTCGATCGGGACGTCCTGATCGGCAAGATCATAACGGAATGCGAGGACACGTATTGTGTAGCGTCCGTCACTCAATCCGCCAAAGTAGTATCGACCGGTGGCATCGGTCTTGGTACGATTGAGCGATTGATAGAGATCATTCAATATCTCGACATCCACGTCAGGCAAAGGGTTTCGCTGCTTGTCGTAGACCGTGCCCTGCACACTACTCGCAACGGGCGTACCCGCGGAACCTAATACAGCCCCGGCAGCCAATAATGACACGGCAGAGATCATAAGTAGTCGTTTGTAAATTGGTTTCATTGCAACCTCCAGGTAATAAGAACGAAATTGATAGGAAGAGTGAATTATATCATCAACCTATTTTGATGTGTAGTTTTCGCCTTATCCTGTTAAATTCGAGCTTAGACCTCAGGATAATTCGTTATGAGC
This window encodes:
- a CDS encoding carboxypeptidase regulatory-like domain-containing protein, which encodes MTLRASGSTSGFSATTTSRDDGFFQFSQIAPGSYTMTSTATNFKRTTQEIQVSVDKTTNVSPKLEVGAGEVTVEVTSDSAVSIDLGNTKVDTTITKRIIEDLPAGVTFASLLKIAPNVRPELGGFQIDNQRIGKRVHHRWTGKLLTSVPVHSTGTSAFLSKWFRKYR
- a CDS encoding TonB-dependent receptor, giving the protein MTRFGTVGEASSDNHGLFVQDSWQVNSRLTLNLGVRIENESVPSFGPAATSQAITFGWGDKISPRIGGAFDLTGDGKTKLIANYGWFYDRFKYELPRGSFGGDFFRRDFFDLTPARGYNYLYTFGLERSLGQNFVLAGRYTHKNVDRAIEDVGVFNDQGSEAYIIGNPGLGLVCEISRQGNYPCTKANRKYDAIEVRLDKRATNYFFNINYTWSRLFGNYSGLASTDEGGRNSPNVNRYFDLPPLGFTADGDPDDGLLATDRTHVVKAYGGYSFDWKNNGVNRTSVNAFTTFQSGTPLTTIYNLYSLGTTILTGRGDLGRTEMFTETDLGVNHRYKFGRDNRFSIEGFVDIRNLFNESNVLGVQNNISGVNFAGGTAITGGVASASNPNAGNPSTALVLGGCTTCQGELQVFQTIFNGTGISQFVLNYINNNNIGTTVTPFGQPAGALVQTPQANRTLNTYGQPNSFQAGRDVRFGFRFYF
- a CDS encoding carboxypeptidase regulatory-like domain-containing protein is translated as MKPIYKRLLMISAVSLLAAGAVLGSAGTPVASSVQGTVYDKQRNPLPDVDVEILNDLYQSLNRTKTDATGRYYFGGLSDGRYTIRVLAFRYDLADQDVPIEIQTMTVRGTEEFRP